In Nitrospirae bacterium CG2_30_53_67, the genomic window TTTATTTTAGAAAGGATCTGCTCGAAGACCCCGGTTATTTGGGGATCCGTCCAGTCCCGAGGCCCAATGACTTTGTAGAGAAGGGTTCCATCCGGACCGATGAGGAACGTCTCAGGGACACCGGTGGTTCTGTATAGGGCCGCCGCCTCTTGTCTCTGATCCATAAACATGGGAAAGGTATAACCTCCGAATTTCCGGAAGCCCTCCACCTGGCTCGGATCATCATCAACGCTCGCCGCCAGGATTTGAAACGGCCGGCCCTGCATGGACCGGTAAAGATCCTCTATGGAAGGCATCTCTTCCCTGCACGGAGGACACCATGTGGCCCAAAAATTCAGGAAAATGAGTTTGCCCCGAAAATCCGATAGACGCACTGCGTTTCCTTTAAGATCCTTGATCATGAAATCCGGAGCGGATTTGCCCGGTTCTATGCTCACCATATCGCTTCCGGGATGTTTCTGCAGCATGAAAATCAGCAACAGGCCGAGCAGAAACAGAATGGGAATAAGTATCTTCTTGCGTAAAGATGACATGAAAAAAATCCTATTTGCGTTTGTAGCGGCCCATGAGTTGGGCTTCAGCAAGCTGATGGCCTTTCATGGCCTCAAGAAGTTCCTTCTTTGCAGCGTTAGGAGAAAGGGAGAGGACGGTATCCAGCGCATAAAGCTTGAAGTAGTACCGGTGCGTGCCTCCGGGCGGGCAGGGCCCGCCGTACCCGACCTTCCGGAAATCCGTCATTCCCTGAATCGTGCCATCCGGCAGTTTTTCATCCATCGGGAAGCCCTCTTCAAGACCCCGCTTGTCCGGCGGGATATTATAGACAACCCAGTGCACCCAGGTTCCCATGGGAGCGTCCGGGTCATCGCAGATCAACGCAAACGACCGGGTTCCTTTGGGCGGGTCCGACCAGGTCAGCCCAGGTGAGACATCCTCCCCGTCGCATGTGAATCCGGATGGGATCATCCCTTCTTGCCGGAACGCCGGACTTTTGATTTCAAATCCCATAGCATCCCCTCCTACATCCATGGTCAAGATAAAGAGCAGCATTCCTATGCAGGACGTACGCCCTCTCATATATCCTCCCCTTGGAATACTACCGCATTTTTATGGATGGTATTATACTTTGTGAAGAAAGAAAATGCAAGTTCGGGACCTATTGGATACCGATCATCTCTTGTAAGATCTGTTTGATACTCTTTTTCTTGCGCAGGTGGATCAGGCGGATTTCCCTCATCGCCTCAATATATTTCGGGTCTCTCTCCAGCGCCCGGGAGAACATCTGCTCTGACCGGTCGGTATCGTCCCTGACCTTGTACACGCATCCCAGATAGAAAAACGGCCGGGCATCACGGGATGAGAGGTTCATGGCATAGTTAAAGGCGCTCTCCGCCAGATCCAACCGGTCC contains:
- a CDS encoding phosphatidylethanolamine-binding protein, which encodes MGFEIKSPAFRQEGMIPSGFTCDGEDVSPGLTWSDPPKGTRSFALICDDPDAPMGTWVHWVVYNIPPDKRGLEEGFPMDEKLPDGTIQGMTDFRKVGYGGPCPPGGTHRYYFKLYALDTVLSLSPNAAKKELLEAMKGHQLAEAQLMGRYKRK